In the genome of Telluria beijingensis, one region contains:
- a CDS encoding MotA/TolQ/ExbB proton channel family protein → MIETLSSDFISYGWLHDAVSWLLAPSLVALLIGCAIALVESGIAVGERFHGLAKLRDSGNVEAVQRIARHRLERADLLARIPPMLGLMATIIPLGPGLAALGEGDPAKLASAVTVAFDATVLGLVAGIGGLVIGKLRRRWYEETLDAMEPQA, encoded by the coding sequence ATGATCGAAACCCTCTCTTCCGACTTTATTTCCTATGGGTGGCTGCACGACGCCGTCAGCTGGCTGCTCGCGCCATCCCTGGTGGCGCTGCTGATCGGCTGCGCGATCGCGCTGGTCGAATCCGGCATCGCCGTCGGCGAACGCTTCCACGGCCTGGCCAAATTGCGCGACAGCGGCAATGTCGAGGCGGTGCAACGCATTGCCCGTCACCGCCTGGAACGCGCCGACCTGCTGGCGCGCATCCCGCCGATGCTGGGCCTGATGGCCACCATCATCCCGCTCGGACCGGGCCTGGCGGCGCTGGGTGAAGGCGATCCGGCCAAGCTGGCCAGCGCCGTGACCGTCGCCTTCGACGCCACCGTGCTGGGCCTGGTGGCGGGCATCGGCGGCCTGGTGATCGGCAAGCTGCGCCGCCGCTGGTACGAAGAGACGCTGGACGCAATGGAGCCGCAAGCATGA
- a CDS encoding ThuA domain-containing protein — protein MKQLTRSMALGLAMMAIAVPDSLAEDQFKLLVLATPGKYHYEYIPIARDNLERLAKLHAFGLTYTNKTQVFEGNLKQYAAVMFLNTPGEELNPAQRANFEEYMRGGGNAVVVHRAAIAKPNDWVWFEKMVGRTVGLHPKLQTGVVTVVDKGFPATYGLPERWVWSDEFYTFTNPYNVKINPVLNVDESSYDPTLIWPGQTVKGMGKDHPIAWHHQYEKGRVFVTTLGHNGEMYRDPQYLGHLLGGIYWAATGRGQAGGIR, from the coding sequence ATGAAGCAACTGACCCGATCCATGGCCCTTGGCCTGGCCATGATGGCGATCGCCGTGCCGGACAGCCTGGCCGAAGACCAGTTCAAGCTGCTGGTGCTGGCCACGCCCGGCAAGTACCACTACGAATATATCCCGATCGCGCGCGACAACCTGGAGCGGCTGGCCAAGCTGCATGCGTTCGGGCTCACCTACACCAACAAGACGCAGGTGTTCGAAGGCAACCTGAAACAGTATGCGGCGGTGATGTTCCTGAACACGCCGGGCGAAGAGCTGAACCCTGCCCAGCGCGCCAACTTCGAAGAGTACATGCGCGGCGGCGGCAATGCCGTCGTGGTGCACCGCGCGGCGATCGCGAAACCGAACGACTGGGTCTGGTTCGAGAAGATGGTGGGCCGCACCGTCGGCCTGCATCCGAAGCTGCAGACCGGGGTGGTGACCGTGGTCGACAAGGGTTTCCCCGCCACCTACGGCCTGCCCGAGCGCTGGGTCTGGAGCGACGAGTTCTATACGTTCACAAACCCCTATAACGTCAAGATCAACCCGGTGCTGAACGTGGACGAGTCTAGCTACGACCCGACCCTGATCTGGCCGGGGCAGACGGTGAAAGGCATGGGCAAGGACCACCCGATAGCCTGGCACCACCAGTACGAGAAGGGCCGCGTGTTCGTCACCACACTGGGGCACAATGGCGAGATGTATCGCGATCCGCAGTATCTGGGGCATTTGCTGGGCGGGATCTATTGGGCCGCGACAGGGCGGGGACAAGCTGGCGGAATCCGCTAA
- a CDS encoding alpha/beta hydrolase: MRAIGILCAALLLSGSAMAQVIELWPNGAPGSQGRQHEPETVKDGVYFSNVHAPSLTVAQADRRHANGAAVIVVPGGGHRMLVFQNEGMVAAKTLNRIGVTAFVLKYRLARDGASGYSIEGDAAADLRRAVRWVRANAAQYGVDPERIGVMGFSAGGELAALVANHPQPKAGGDALDRHSARPDFQVLVYPGPLGTPATDAANAPPAFLVAGSRDACCMPPTLALYQQLVAAGVSAELHLYADTDHAFNMGQRGERVSLQHWPDRLADWLSDGGWLVPRNGRKPEGVPAP, encoded by the coding sequence ATGCGCGCCATCGGCATCCTGTGCGCCGCGCTGCTGCTGTCCGGCAGCGCCATGGCGCAGGTGATCGAACTCTGGCCCAACGGCGCACCCGGCTCGCAGGGCCGCCAGCATGAGCCCGAGACGGTCAAGGACGGCGTCTACTTCAGCAATGTGCACGCGCCGTCGCTGACGGTGGCGCAGGCCGACCGCCGCCACGCCAACGGCGCCGCCGTGATCGTGGTGCCGGGCGGCGGACACCGCATGCTGGTGTTCCAGAACGAAGGCATGGTGGCGGCCAAGACCCTGAACCGGATCGGCGTCACCGCCTTCGTGCTCAAGTACCGGCTGGCGCGCGATGGCGCATCGGGCTATAGCATCGAAGGCGATGCCGCCGCCGACCTGCGGCGCGCGGTGCGCTGGGTGCGCGCCAATGCGGCGCAGTATGGCGTCGATCCCGAGCGCATCGGCGTGATGGGCTTCTCGGCCGGCGGCGAACTGGCGGCGCTGGTGGCCAATCACCCGCAACCGAAGGCTGGCGGCGATGCACTCGACCGCCATTCGGCCCGGCCCGACTTCCAGGTGCTGGTGTATCCTGGCCCGCTCGGCACGCCGGCCACCGATGCCGCGAACGCCCCGCCGGCCTTCCTGGTCGCCGGCTCGCGCGACGCCTGCTGCATGCCGCCCACGCTCGCCCTGTACCAGCAACTGGTGGCGGCCGGCGTCTCGGCCGAGCTGCACCTGTATGCCGACACCGACCACGCCTTCAATATGGGCCAGCGCGGCGAGCGCGTCTCGCTGCAGCACTGGCCCGACCGGCTGGCCGACTGGCTGTCGGACGGCGGCTGGCTGGTGCCGCGGAATGGTCGCAAGCCCGAAGGCGTGCCCGCGCCATGA
- a CDS encoding PepSY domain-containing protein: MASWKRQLHWWHRWLGIVIGLLVPLWFGSGIVMMYVPYPELTEEERMGWLAPLDAGRVQVKADAAWETTALAGMPDAVRLNTVAGRPAWHFQHERSWHSVWADSGAPLQVDDQIVGSCARSAAPGARSLAIDTIDIDQWTFGAVRVHRPLFRVAVDDAAGSVLYVSGRTGELVRDTTRSERAWNWVGAVTHWLYVTPLRKHGEAWSQVVMWTSGVATALAITGMVISIQRLRIRRRYAGGRMSPYTGWKAWHHWLGLGVGVLVITWLFSGWLSMGPFGFPAGGSITPQDRLAFAGGGVDSGDLGLDAAALLRAHPGTLELEWRRVGGALYLSALGRKGRTLVDARDGALLTALPHEALLRAAQAIRPVAAMQAELLTGPDDYYYSHHREVTFPVLRARFDLPEAPVFYIDPAQGRLAGYVDRDKRWDRWLFDGLHRLDFAVLRTRPLWDVVVIVLCVLGFALTFSGLVLGWRHLRKLG; encoded by the coding sequence GTGGCGTCCTGGAAGCGCCAGCTGCATTGGTGGCACCGCTGGCTGGGCATCGTCATCGGCCTGCTGGTGCCGCTGTGGTTCGGTTCGGGCATCGTCATGATGTACGTGCCGTATCCCGAGCTGACCGAAGAAGAGCGCATGGGCTGGCTGGCGCCGCTCGACGCAGGCCGCGTCCAGGTGAAGGCCGATGCCGCGTGGGAGACGACCGCGCTGGCGGGCATGCCGGATGCGGTGCGCCTGAACACGGTGGCGGGTCGGCCAGCCTGGCACTTCCAGCATGAACGCAGCTGGCATTCGGTCTGGGCCGACAGCGGCGCACCGCTGCAGGTCGATGACCAGATCGTCGGTAGCTGTGCACGCAGCGCGGCGCCCGGCGCCCGATCGCTGGCGATCGACACGATCGACATCGACCAATGGACGTTCGGCGCCGTGCGCGTGCACCGGCCCTTGTTCCGGGTCGCCGTCGACGACGCTGCCGGCAGCGTACTGTACGTGTCGGGCCGCACCGGGGAGCTGGTGCGCGACACTACGCGCAGCGAACGCGCGTGGAACTGGGTCGGCGCTGTCACCCACTGGCTCTATGTGACGCCGCTGCGCAAGCATGGCGAAGCCTGGAGCCAGGTGGTGATGTGGACCTCCGGCGTGGCCACGGCGCTGGCCATCACCGGCATGGTGATCAGCATCCAGCGCCTGCGCATCCGCCGCCGCTATGCGGGCGGCAGGATGTCGCCGTATACCGGCTGGAAGGCCTGGCATCACTGGCTGGGCCTCGGCGTCGGCGTGCTGGTCATCACCTGGCTGTTCAGCGGTTGGCTGTCGATGGGGCCGTTCGGCTTCCCTGCCGGCGGCAGCATCACGCCGCAGGACCGGCTGGCGTTCGCCGGGGGCGGCGTCGACAGCGGCGACCTGGGGCTGGATGCGGCGGCGCTCCTGCGCGCGCATCCCGGCACGCTGGAGCTGGAATGGCGCCGCGTCGGTGGTGCACTGTACCTGAGCGCGCTCGGTCGCAAGGGGCGTACGCTGGTCGATGCGCGCGATGGCGCCCTGCTGACGGCCCTGCCGCACGAGGCGCTGCTGCGCGCGGCGCAGGCGATCCGACCCGTCGCCGCGATGCAGGCGGAACTGCTCACGGGGCCGGACGATTACTACTACAGCCATCACCGCGAAGTGACCTTCCCGGTGCTGCGCGCGCGCTTTGATTTGCCGGAGGCGCCGGTGTTCTACATCGATCCGGCCCAGGGCCGCCTGGCGGGCTACGTCGATCGCGACAAGCGCTGGGACCGCTGGCTGTTCGACGGCCTGCACCGGCTCGACTTCGCTGTCCTGCGCACGCGGCCGCTGTGGGATGTGGTGGTGATCGTCTTGTGCGTGCTGGGCTTTGCGCTGACCTTCAGTGGCCTGGTGCTTGGCTGGCGGCATTTGCGCAAGCTTGGGTAG
- a CDS encoding antitoxin Xre/MbcA/ParS toxin-binding domain-containing protein: MAEVQVTATEPLRTRIYVDGYNLYYGCLKSTPYKWLDLMTLFERCILPSSAPPESVLLPLSIKFFTAKILEKAARALDSVSSQARYHTALRKLYSERIELIEGYYSLIESKAKLVNPTAPATWPRDCQETLVWKLEEKQSDVNLALQAYHDAITGEVDQVVIVTNDTDIAPALQLIRTYTKVQIGLVVPSRTRQRIPNSELVELAHWVRTHITLEELAKSQLPRVIAGRKPTMKPESWYARPDLLERVVAMALPFTGSRGKAFKWMEDPNPHLGGRTPIELVETDEGAEQVIAYIERYQQHVAGTERPSDEDGHRS; this comes from the coding sequence ATGGCAGAAGTACAGGTGACAGCCACCGAGCCGTTGCGTACCCGCATCTATGTTGATGGCTACAATCTTTATTATGGTTGTCTGAAGAGTACGCCTTATAAGTGGCTGGACTTGATGACGCTTTTTGAGCGATGCATCCTTCCTTCCAGCGCACCTCCTGAAAGTGTGTTACTGCCTCTGAGTATCAAATTTTTTACCGCCAAAATACTGGAAAAGGCTGCCAGGGCGCTTGATTCAGTGTCATCACAAGCGCGGTACCATACGGCGCTCCGCAAGCTGTACAGCGAACGGATTGAACTTATCGAAGGCTACTACTCCCTGATCGAGTCGAAAGCCAAGCTCGTAAATCCGACTGCCCCGGCAACTTGGCCACGCGATTGCCAAGAAACATTGGTCTGGAAGCTTGAGGAGAAACAGTCTGACGTGAATCTTGCACTACAGGCTTATCACGATGCGATCACGGGTGAGGTTGATCAAGTAGTGATTGTTACCAACGATACCGATATTGCGCCTGCATTACAGTTGATCCGTACCTACACTAAAGTACAGATAGGACTCGTTGTCCCATCGCGGACTCGGCAACGGATACCCAATAGTGAACTTGTCGAACTTGCACACTGGGTTCGCACGCACATTACTTTGGAAGAACTGGCGAAGTCTCAATTGCCTCGGGTAATTGCTGGGCGCAAGCCGACCATGAAACCTGAGTCCTGGTATGCACGGCCGGATTTGCTGGAACGAGTGGTCGCAATGGCACTTCCGTTTACAGGTAGTCGTGGCAAGGCGTTCAAATGGATGGAGGATCCAAACCCGCACTTGGGCGGGCGGACACCAATCGAGCTGGTCGAGACGGACGAGGGGGCCGAGCAAGTCATCGCCTATATTGAGCGCTATCAACAACACGTCGCTGGCACGGAGCGGCCCTCTGATGAAGATGGTCACCGTTCTTGA
- a CDS encoding TonB-dependent receptor has translation MNRLHPLAAAIALLCATGAGAQDLPTVTIQGAMLDEGLALDRPHTTGSRLGISTLDLPASAESLSAATIAARGDLQVRDAVTRTTGLTDSSTPGSGISYSARGFNGNSSIALLENGQRLLVGSGTATYPADPWGYETIEVLRGPGSVVHGSGTTGAIVNAVRKMPRRESSVELLGGVGSSSSLRAGFGATGALGEQSAFRVDAYAGRSDGFIDRGESRHGKILTSMTSTLAPGVTLYAQLDHAEQEPRRYFGTPLVNGRLAGHLRDQNYNAGDAVLRYVDDKAMARLNWQVAPGLVVSNELAYMKARRDWRNIESYAYDPVADMVDRSDYLALRHNQEQTANRLEARWTSAANQFIAGWEASAIDFKHTNSSPYRGASTVRPTGFDPGLFDSPDPLRPNFATDTTTHAFYLEDAYRASERLLLMAGVRHDRYKVDRRNLLADSGHFDATLISNAVRVGASWKLAPDTSLYGQVSTGSDPVTSILSLNLANNKFKLTSARQLEAGVKQMLAGGRAEWTAALYRIKKDDIITRDPNNPALSVQGGSQTSQGAEVSASVNLAAGWRMDANVAYTDAEFDELLEAGNVSRAGNRPANVPKVSSNLWLTHRAGDWRTGAGLRYVGKRFISNANTQTLPAYTTLDASIGWALRRNVQLQLNLRNLTDKLYAISSYGSSQYLLGDERHAELTVHWRY, from the coding sequence ATGAACCGACTGCATCCGCTGGCCGCGGCCATCGCCCTGCTGTGCGCCACCGGCGCCGGCGCGCAAGACCTCCCCACCGTGACCATCCAGGGCGCCATGCTCGACGAAGGCCTGGCGCTCGACCGTCCGCACACGACCGGCAGCCGCCTCGGGATCAGCACGCTCGACCTGCCGGCCAGCGCCGAGAGCCTGAGCGCCGCCACCATCGCCGCGCGCGGCGACCTGCAGGTCAGGGATGCGGTGACCCGCACCACCGGCCTGACCGACAGCAGCACGCCCGGCAGCGGCATCAGTTATTCGGCGCGTGGCTTCAACGGCAACAGCTCGATCGCCCTGCTGGAAAACGGCCAGCGCCTGCTGGTCGGTTCGGGAACGGCGACCTATCCGGCCGATCCCTGGGGCTATGAAACCATCGAAGTGCTGCGCGGCCCGGGTTCGGTGGTGCACGGCAGCGGCACCACCGGCGCCATCGTCAACGCGGTGCGCAAGATGCCGCGCCGCGAATCCTCGGTCGAACTGTTGGGGGGCGTCGGCAGCAGCTCTTCGCTGCGCGCCGGCTTCGGCGCCACCGGCGCCCTGGGCGAGCAGAGCGCCTTTCGCGTCGACGCCTATGCCGGCCGCAGCGACGGCTTCATCGACCGTGGCGAATCGCGTCACGGCAAGATCCTGACCAGCATGACGAGCACGCTGGCCCCGGGCGTGACGCTGTACGCCCAGCTGGACCATGCCGAGCAGGAGCCGCGCCGCTATTTCGGCACGCCGCTGGTGAACGGCCGCCTGGCCGGCCACCTGCGCGACCAGAACTACAATGCCGGCGACGCCGTGCTGCGCTACGTCGACGACAAGGCGATGGCGCGCCTGAACTGGCAGGTGGCGCCGGGCCTGGTCGTCAGCAACGAGCTGGCCTACATGAAGGCGCGCCGCGACTGGCGCAATATCGAGTCATATGCGTACGATCCGGTGGCCGACATGGTCGACCGCAGCGACTACCTGGCCCTGCGCCACAACCAGGAACAGACCGCGAACCGCCTCGAGGCGCGCTGGACGAGCGCGGCCAACCAGTTCATCGCCGGCTGGGAGGCGTCGGCCATCGACTTCAAGCACACCAACAGTTCGCCGTATCGCGGAGCGTCGACCGTCAGGCCGACCGGCTTCGATCCGGGCCTGTTCGACAGCCCGGACCCGCTGCGGCCCAACTTCGCCACCGACACCACCACCCATGCGTTCTACCTGGAAGACGCCTACCGGGCCAGCGAACGCCTGCTCCTGATGGCCGGCGTGCGCCACGACCGCTACAAGGTCGACCGCCGCAACCTGCTGGCCGACAGCGGCCACTTCGACGCAACACTGATCTCGAACGCGGTGCGCGTGGGGGCGAGCTGGAAGCTGGCGCCGGACACCTCGCTGTATGGCCAGGTCAGCACCGGCAGCGATCCGGTGACCAGCATCCTGTCGCTGAACCTGGCCAATAACAAGTTCAAGCTGACCAGCGCGCGCCAGCTCGAGGCGGGCGTCAAGCAGATGCTGGCCGGCGGCCGGGCCGAGTGGACCGCTGCGCTGTACAGGATCAAGAAGGACGACATCATCACGCGCGACCCGAACAATCCGGCCTTGTCGGTGCAGGGCGGTTCGCAGACTTCGCAAGGCGCCGAGGTGAGCGCCAGCGTGAACCTGGCGGCAGGCTGGCGCATGGACGCCAACGTCGCCTACACGGACGCCGAGTTCGACGAGCTGCTCGAGGCAGGCAACGTCTCGCGCGCCGGCAACCGGCCGGCCAATGTGCCGAAGGTGTCCTCGAACCTGTGGCTGACGCACCGCGCCGGCGACTGGCGCACGGGCGCCGGCCTGCGCTATGTGGGCAAGCGTTTCATCAGCAATGCCAATACGCAGACGCTGCCGGCATACACCACGCTGGACGCCTCGATCGGCTGGGCCCTGCGCCGCAACGTGCAGTTGCAGCTCAACCTGCGCAACCTGACCGACAAGCTGTATGCGATCTCCTCGTATGGTTCGTCGCAATACCTGCTGGGCGACGAGCGTCACGCCGAGCTGACCGTCCACTGGCGCTACTGA
- a CDS encoding gluconate:H+ symporter, producing the protein MWNIVSVLLAVGLLTLLIAWGKVQPLLAFVAASIAAALLLGVPPSKIPGAIEKGIGDLLGSLVVIICLGAVFGKLIADSGAARRIATCLVDALGPSRIPVALTVTGFVVGIPLYYNVGFVLLVPLIFSLVYSSGRPAVALAIPLLAGLSIAHGFLPPHPSPVALVSAIHADMGTTLLYGIVVAIPTLILAGPLFAMTLRRIQAQPAAMFQDGRQMDEGALPGVFNSFATALLPVLLLGATTVLMMARPDLNGGLSFLANPLVVMLVSYVVAIWTLGLAQGRRFSAVMQGPAEAMREIAPILLIIAGAGALKQVLVESGVSTDLGALLSSLPVPPLVLGWSVATVIRICLGSATVAGVTAGGIVAPLVHSSGVDPNLMVLAIGAGSLMCSHVNDSGFWMFKEYFGLSLKDTFRSWTLMETLVGVFGLLFVMLLSLFLHS; encoded by the coding sequence GTGTGGAACATCGTTTCCGTACTGCTGGCGGTCGGCCTGCTGACCTTGTTGATCGCCTGGGGCAAGGTCCAGCCCCTGCTGGCCTTCGTAGCGGCATCGATCGCGGCGGCCCTGCTGCTTGGGGTGCCGCCGTCGAAGATCCCCGGCGCGATCGAGAAGGGCATCGGCGACCTGCTCGGCTCCCTGGTGGTGATCATCTGCCTGGGCGCCGTGTTCGGCAAGCTGATCGCCGACAGCGGGGCCGCGCGCCGCATCGCCACCTGCCTGGTCGACGCGCTCGGACCGTCGCGCATCCCGGTGGCGCTGACCGTCACCGGTTTCGTGGTCGGCATCCCGCTGTACTACAACGTCGGCTTCGTGCTGCTGGTGCCGCTGATCTTCTCGCTCGTGTATAGCTCGGGGCGGCCGGCGGTGGCGCTGGCAATTCCGCTGCTGGCCGGGCTGTCGATCGCGCACGGCTTCCTGCCGCCGCATCCGTCGCCGGTGGCGCTCGTGTCGGCGATCCATGCCGACATGGGAACCACGCTGCTGTACGGGATCGTGGTGGCGATACCTACCCTGATTCTCGCCGGGCCGCTGTTCGCCATGACGCTGCGGCGCATCCAGGCCCAGCCCGCGGCCATGTTCCAGGATGGCCGCCAGATGGATGAAGGCGCGCTGCCCGGCGTCTTCAACAGCTTCGCCACTGCGCTGCTTCCGGTGCTGCTGCTGGGAGCGACGACCGTGCTCATGATGGCAAGGCCCGACCTGAACGGCGGCCTGTCCTTCCTCGCCAATCCACTGGTGGTGATGCTGGTGTCGTACGTGGTCGCCATCTGGACGCTGGGGCTGGCGCAGGGCCGGCGTTTTTCCGCCGTGATGCAGGGACCGGCCGAGGCGATGCGCGAGATCGCGCCGATCCTGTTGATCATCGCCGGCGCCGGTGCATTGAAGCAGGTACTGGTGGAATCGGGCGTCAGCACCGATCTCGGCGCCCTGCTATCCAGCCTGCCGGTGCCGCCGCTGGTGCTGGGCTGGTCGGTGGCGACCGTGATCCGCATCTGCCTGGGCTCGGCCACGGTGGCTGGCGTGACGGCCGGCGGCATCGTGGCGCCGCTGGTACACAGTTCCGGCGTCGACCCGAACCTGATGGTGCTGGCCATCGGCGCGGGGAGCCTGATGTGCAGCCATGTGAACGATTCCGGCTTCTGGATGTTCAAGGAATATTTTGGTTTGTCCCTGAAGGATACCTTCCGCTCCTGGACCCTGATGGAGACTTTGGTGGGCGTGTTCGGCCTGCTGTTCGTGATGCTTCTGTCGCTGTTTTTGCATAGCTGA
- a CDS encoding glycosyl hydrolase family 28-related protein, with amino-acid sequence MTTLSVLPRALALSLLLAGAANAASISAYQAMPEDPRAVVVRAKGDGQADDTAAIQQALDAAANKGQGGIVFLPSGRYRLTRSLLIPLAVRLYGVGPTRPVFVLGENTPGFQKGVANMVIFTGGDQYNVGKVPMPVPSAVPFSAEEGKAVRNANSSTFYSALSNVDFEIKDGNPAAAAVRMHTAQHSNLSHIDFHLGSGLAGVYQVGNVAYNLRFYGGRYGILSEKTSPAWQFTLMDSTFEGQRDAAIREHEASLTMINTEIKDTPVGIEINRGYGDWLWGKDVRFENVSKAALIVSNEDNVYTQVGMENAIARNVPTFVRFRDSGKTLAGAGNGRDYTVSEFNYGLFIKQMGEPGTFSTNYKSAALPAAAKAPARALRPLPPSKEWANVHSYGAKGDGKTDDTAAIQKAIDANRVVYLPLGFYVVNDTIRMKTDTVIIALHPGLTQLLIPNGSPKFQGVDSPKALLESARGGEGIVSGIGLATGEINNRAVALLWRAGEHSLVDDVRIQGGHGTRLYDGRRADPYQKDAKFDTTAHWDRQYPSVWVTDGGGGTFSGIWSPSGYAQAGFYVSNTKTPGKVYELSAEHHIRAEIVLDNVENWEFLAPQTEEEIRDGADAVSLEIRNSKNLLFANYHGYRVTRSYKPMPAAILITNSSDIRFRNVHVNGESGFATCDDNGCTTYLRASKFAYDNAIRDVSNKLEVREREFAVFDYTGKQRKAPAPLGKVDKLEGGFYSIAGATVDPKGKLYFVDRHWKRIYSYTKDEGLVVVRDAPLDPVNLALDNSGNMMVISNYGPQASVYAFKPGTPGTEVTMIKPTPVAARQGARVAVPVNFWQNGEFKDQLNYDTFEFTTLAEMFARDVALPKKEEYVSPDGSLVLPAYRVLRQGAADHLGWRWADSLQAFGLVTAPVGQRVVFTNGSENRTFSGIVNQGGGLTDLKLLANRGGESAAVGPNGDTYVANGQVFVYGKDGKQKGRIDVPERPLQLVFGGADKRTLFILTHHSLYSTRIGD; translated from the coding sequence ATGACAACACTTTCCGTACTTCCCCGCGCTCTGGCGCTGTCGCTCCTGCTGGCCGGCGCCGCGAACGCCGCATCCATCTCGGCCTACCAGGCCATGCCCGAAGACCCGCGCGCCGTCGTGGTGCGCGCCAAGGGCGACGGTCAGGCCGACGATACGGCCGCGATCCAGCAGGCGCTGGATGCTGCCGCCAACAAGGGCCAGGGCGGCATCGTGTTCCTGCCCTCGGGCCGTTACCGCCTCACCCGTTCGCTGCTGATTCCGCTGGCCGTGCGCCTGTACGGCGTCGGCCCGACCCGCCCCGTGTTCGTGCTGGGCGAGAACACGCCGGGTTTCCAGAAGGGCGTGGCGAATATGGTGATCTTCACCGGCGGCGACCAGTACAACGTTGGCAAGGTGCCGATGCCGGTGCCGAGCGCGGTGCCGTTCAGCGCCGAGGAAGGAAAAGCAGTCCGCAATGCGAACTCGTCGACCTTCTATTCGGCGCTGTCGAACGTCGACTTCGAGATCAAGGATGGCAACCCGGCCGCCGCCGCGGTGCGCATGCACACGGCCCAGCACTCGAACCTGAGCCATATCGATTTTCATCTGGGTTCCGGCCTGGCCGGCGTCTACCAGGTCGGCAACGTCGCCTACAACCTGCGCTTCTACGGCGGCCGCTACGGCATCCTGAGCGAAAAGACCTCGCCCGCCTGGCAGTTCACGCTGATGGATTCGACCTTCGAAGGCCAGCGCGATGCGGCGATCCGCGAGCATGAGGCCAGCCTTACGATGATCAATACCGAGATCAAGGACACGCCGGTCGGGATCGAGATCAACCGCGGCTATGGCGACTGGTTGTGGGGCAAGGACGTGCGCTTCGAGAACGTCAGCAAGGCTGCGCTCATCGTCAGCAATGAAGACAACGTCTACACCCAGGTCGGCATGGAGAACGCCATCGCGCGCAATGTGCCGACGTTCGTGCGCTTCCGCGACAGCGGCAAGACCCTGGCCGGGGCGGGGAATGGCCGCGACTACACCGTCAGCGAATTCAACTACGGCCTGTTCATCAAGCAGATGGGCGAGCCGGGGACGTTCTCGACCAATTACAAGTCGGCGGCCCTGCCGGCTGCGGCGAAGGCGCCGGCGCGCGCCCTGCGTCCGCTGCCGCCGTCGAAGGAATGGGCCAATGTGCACTCCTACGGCGCCAAGGGCGACGGCAAGACCGACGACACGGCGGCGATCCAGAAGGCGATCGACGCCAACCGCGTGGTCTACCTGCCGCTGGGCTTCTACGTGGTCAACGACACGATCCGCATGAAGACCGACACCGTGATCATCGCCCTGCACCCGGGCCTGACCCAGCTCCTGATCCCGAACGGCTCGCCCAAGTTCCAGGGTGTCGACAGTCCCAAGGCGCTGCTGGAAAGCGCGCGCGGCGGCGAAGGCATCGTGTCCGGCATCGGCCTCGCGACCGGCGAGATCAACAACCGCGCGGTGGCGCTGCTGTGGCGCGCCGGCGAACACTCGCTGGTGGACGACGTACGCATCCAGGGTGGTCACGGCACCCGGCTGTACGACGGCCGACGCGCCGACCCGTACCAGAAGGACGCCAAGTTCGACACCACCGCGCACTGGGACCGCCAGTATCCGAGCGTGTGGGTGACCGATGGCGGCGGCGGCACTTTCTCGGGCATCTGGTCGCCCAGCGGGTATGCGCAAGCCGGCTTCTACGTGAGCAATACCAAGACCCCCGGTAAAGTCTATGAGCTGTCGGCCGAGCACCATATCCGCGCCGAGATCGTGCTGGACAATGTGGAGAACTGGGAATTCCTGGCGCCGCAGACCGAGGAGGAGATCCGCGACGGCGCCGATGCGGTGTCGCTTGAGATCCGCAACTCGAAGAACCTGCTGTTCGCGAACTACCACGGTTACCGCGTGACGCGTTCCTATAAACCGATGCCGGCCGCGATCCTGATCACCAACTCGAGCGACATCCGCTTCCGCAATGTGCACGTGAACGGCGAGAGCGGCTTCGCGACCTGCGACGACAATGGCTGCACCACCTATCTGCGCGCCAGCAAGTTCGCCTACGATAACGCGATCCGCGACGTCTCCAACAAGCTCGAGGTGCGCGAGCGCGAGTTCGCCGTGTTCGACTACACCGGCAAGCAGCGCAAGGCGCCGGCGCCACTGGGCAAGGTCGACAAGCTCGAAGGTGGCTTCTATTCGATCGCCGGCGCCACCGTCGACCCCAAGGGCAAGCTGTACTTCGTCGACCGTCACTGGAAGCGCATCTACAGCTATACCAAGGACGAGGGCCTGGTGGTGGTGCGCGACGCCCCGCTCGATCCGGTCAACCTGGCGCTCGACAATAGCGGCAACATGATGGTGATCTCGAACTACGGCCCGCAGGCCAGCGTCTACGCGTTCAAGCCGGGCACGCCGGGAACCGAGGTCACGATGATCAAGCCGACGCCGGTTGCGGCGCGCCAGGGTGCGCGGGTCGCGGTGCCGGTCAACTTCTGGCAGAACGGCGAGTTCAAGGACCAGCTCAACTACGATACTTTCGAATTCACCACGCTGGCCGAGATGTTCGCGCGCGACGTCGCCCTGCCGAAGAAAGAAGAATACGTGTCGCCCGACGGCAGCCTGGTGCTGCCCGCCTACCGCGTGCTGCGCCAGGGCGCGGCCGACCACCTTGGCTGGCGCTGGGCCGATTCGCTGCAGGCCTTCGGCCTCGTCACGGCGCCGGTAGGCCAGCGAGTGGTGTTCACCAACGGCTCCGAGAACCGCACCTTCAGCGGCATCGTGAACCAGGGCGGCGGCCTTACCGACCTCAAGCTGCTGGCCAACCGCGGCGGCGAGAGCGCGGCGGTCGGTCCGAACGGCGACACCTATGTCGCCAACGGCCAGGTCTTCGTCTATGGCAAGGACGGCAAGCAGAAAGGCCGCATCGACGTGCCGGAGCGTCCGTTGCAGCTGGTCTTCGGCGGCGCAGACAAGCGCACGCTGTTCATCCTGACCCATCACTCGCTGTACTCGACCCGGATCGGCGATTGA